The stretch of DNA CACCAGGTCGAACCACGCCACCATGCCGAACAGCGCGAGCGGCAGCGCCACCGCCGCGCAGCGGTCAGGGCGTGCGCCGATGCGGGCCAGCATGCCGCGCAGCAGCAGCACGGCGCTGCCCAGGTAGAGCGCGCCGGCGACGGTGGCAGGCCCGCCGCCGGCGCGCGGCGGCCACAGTACCTGCAGGCCGATGGCCGCGGCGGCCAGCAGATAGCAGGCGCCCAGCTGCAGCAGGTGGGGCCGCGTGCGCTCGTGGCGCCATGCAAACAGGAAGCAGAGCGCAAGCAGCAAGGCAATGGCGGGATTGACCAGTGCCAGGAATCGACCGGCATCGTGCAACACGGAGCGTCCCCTGTCTTGGTGAGTTCTCTGGCAGGGAATAAAGCCCGCGTGCGCAGCGCGTCAAAGCGCGCAAGCCAGGGAACATGGATAGCGGCATGCGCCCGCGCGGGCGCGGTGTGGCGCCGTCGGCGGGGCCCGCAGTGCGGCCCGCGGCAATGAACTGGGCGGCAAACTGCTGGTAACAAATTGTTTCTGTGCGAGCATTCTAGACACGGGTGGCGCCTGAGGCGCCCCCCCGAATGGGGGCCTGACCGGCAAACAATTGTGAACACGCGCGCCCGCGCCTGCCCGTGGCGTCACGGCCGCCGGATGCCCGCTTGGCGGCATTTGTGACTAATCTGTAGATGCTGTCGGATCCTCCGGCAGTTCGGTTTTCCCGTACGCAAGGAGATCACGATGAAGACCAAGAAAGCGATGCCAGTGTTGTTGCTGGCGGCAAGCGTGCTGGCGGCGCCGTTTGCGATGGCGCAGGGCGGTGCCAGGTCCAAGCCGATGACCGATCCCATGGCGGCGTCCGCGCCGGCGGCGCAGAGCTCGCCGTATATGCAGGTGCAGCAGTGGAAGAAGGGCGACCGGCTCCCCACCGAGTTTCGGGACCGCCAGTATGTGATCGACGACTACAAGCAGTACAACCTGCCCGCGCCGCGCAAGGGTACGCGCTGGGTCGGGATTGGCGCCGAGTATTACCTGGTGGCGCCCAACGGCGTGATCCAGCAGGTCGGATCAGGCTCCTGAGGCCAAAATTGAAAAACCGCCACGCCTGACGCGTGGCGGTTTTTTTGTGTCCACATCGGCTGTCAGATGCCCAGGATCTTTTTCGCCTCGAGCAGCGACTTCATCGATTCATCGTGCTTGCCGGCCTTGTGATAGGCCTCGCCGTCGGCGCGCAGCTTGGAGACCTTGGCGGCGTCCTCGGTCGAGAGCTTCGGGTTGGTCGACAGCTTGGCGTCGATGGCCTTCATCTCGTTTGGACAGTTGTGGGCGAATGCCATGCCGGTGGCGCCGCACAGCACGATTGCCGTGACCATGGGAAGGAACTTGCGCACGCTAGCCTCCACGCAGAACGGTTGGAGTATTCAGCATAGTGCATGACACTGCCATTGGCGGCAGCCTGGCCGGCGCCGCGGAACATACCCTCTCGAAGGGGTAGATCGCGCGCTTTTGTTTCTCATTTGAACGCTGCCACGGCGGCCTGTTACCGGCCATGCCGTGTGCAATTCATCCGATATTCAACCATTGGGGCGAAGCCGGCGCCGGGCCCGGCAGGGCCATTCCGATGGTCTCGTCCCGCATTTTTACGGGCCTTCTTGCCGGCTGACTCAAGTGCCGGGCATGGCAAAGGCCACGGCATTTTTTGTGTATCGGCTGGCGCTTCAGGGCTGAAACAGCCCATGCCAATGCACGATTTATCGCAGTCGCCTCCCTGTCTAGATTGGAGCTACCCGGCATCGCACCGGGCCTTCAATCCATGAAAACGGGGGGCTTCCACCAATGCAACAGATCGACCTGAAACGCGCGGCGCTTCCGCTCGCCTGCCTTGCCATCCTGCTCGCGGGCTGCGGCGGCGGCGGTGGCGATTCCACCAGCGCCGGGGCCGGCCCGGCCGCCAGCGTGCCCGGTCCCGCCGGCGCCGACGGCAAGACCATGCTGTCCGGCACCAATGCGCCCACCGCGGACATGGGCAGCGATGGCGATTTCTACCTCAATGTCTCGAGCTCGACGCTGTACGGCCCGAAGGCCGGCGGCGAGTGGCCCGCCGGCGTGTCGCTGATCGGCCCGCAAGGCGTGGCCGGGGCGCCGGGCGCCACGCTGCTGCATGGCGGGGCCGATCCGACCGCGGCGGACGGCGCGGTGGGCAGCTTCTACCTGAATACCACCACCAGCACGCTGTTCGGGCCGAAGACCGCGGAAGGGTGGCCGGCGGGGATCTCGGTGGTCGGCCTGACCGGCCCGGTCGGACCCGCGGGCCCTGCAGGTGCCGACGGTGCGCCCGGTCCGGCCGGAGAGAAAGGCGAGCAAGGCGAGCAAGGCGAGAAGGGAGACAAGGGCGACCCCGGCGAGCCCGGCACGGGCGCCACCGTCTACACCGCCAACTTCGCCGTCACGGCGCCGCCGGGCGGCGTCGGCACCTATGTCATGACCGGTACCGGGCTGACGCTGCAGAGCAGCGACCCGTACTTCGGCGCGGTGATGCCGGTGGCCTGCGAGGGCGGCTTTACCCTGACCGCGATCCTGGCGGGCCAGGTACCCGCCAAGGCGGCGTACACCGTCACGGCGCACCGTGTCGCCAGCGGCACGGCGCTGGACCACGTCGACGTGCTGCCCATCACCGACGCGTCGCAATGCGTGCTCGACAACAGCGAGCGCACCTGCTCGACACCGGCAACCACGCCGGTGGCCGCCAACGACGTGGTCCAGGTCCAGGTCAGCGGCAACAACAGCTTCAACTGGGGCGGCGGGCTGTACGTGAACCTGTCGTGCAAGTCCGGTAACTGAACCACGGCGCCGCGTCGCGCTGTGCAAAACAGCGGCCGCCAGGCCGCCTCCTGACCCTCTGCCAGGGCCGCCGGCGCGCCACGCGCGCGGGCCACGTAGCGCGTCCTGGTTTTCCCCCACGCCTTCCGGTGTTATTTTTGGAGGGCGTCATTTTTTTGCCCGTCCCGATCCGTACCATCCCGATTGCACTGACGTCATACGGGAGCGCCCCCGCGCATGGAAACCTCCGCCGAACATTATTCGCTGGCCCTGCTGTGCGCCGCCGTGCTGACCGTGACGGTGGTCGGCATCCATTACGAGGCGCTGCGCCTGTTGTCGGCGATGCATCCGCGGCGCTGGAGCGGGCGCATGAATATCGGCGTGCTGATCGTCTGCATCATCCTGGTCCATTGCCTCGAGGCGCTGGTGTTCGCCGCTGGCTTCTGGTTTGCCGACCGCGTGCTGGGGCTGGGCGGGCTGGCCGGCGTGGCGGTGCCCGGGGTCGAGGCCGCACGCGCGCAGCCGGATGCGCTGCTCTACGCCTACTTCGCGCTGGAAACCTTCACCACCCAGAGCCTGGGCGATATCGTGCCGGTGGGCGCGAGCCGCCTGATCGCCAGTATCGAGCCGCTGGTCGGGCTGATCCTGATCGGCTGGTCCACCTCGTTCACCTACGTCATGATGCGCCGCGACTGGGAACTGGAGCGCGAGGAGGGCGGCGAGGGCGGCGAGCATCGCCGCGGCTAGTACCTGGCGGCATCGTTCCCCGCAGGCTGGCAATGTCGCAAGTGTCGCAAATGCTGGTAGTGCCAGGCCGCGCGGGAACGATTAAGCTCGCGGTATTTGCCAGATACCGTCGAGCCAGAGGAGACATCGCATCATGCCAGCACGCCAGCGAATCCTTAACCGCATTGCCGCCCTTGTCGCCCTTGGGGCCCTGGCGGTGGCATGCGGCGCGCATGCGCAGAGGCAGGACCAGGGCGGTGCCGCCGCCGCCATCAATGAAGCCGTGCAGCAAGGCACCACCCCCTACCGTCCCGACCCGTCGGCGACCCCGGCCAGCATCCAGTCGGACGAGTGCCGCGCGCTGGCCGAGCAGATTGCGCAGGCGCCCAAGCGCGAGTACCGCGCCACCGAGCCGGCCATCGAAACCGCCCAGGGCCGCATGGTGCCGGAACTGGAACGGGACCGGCCGAAGAAATCGCTGCAGCAGGCGTACCGGGAGAAGTGCACGCAGTAAGCGCCCGGCCGCGCTTTCGAACGGGCCGCGGGCTCAGCCGTGCCCGGGCGTCACATACGCCCCGGTGCGATGCAGCTCGCCCTCGGCCTGCTCCAGCGCGCGGATGGCGCCCTTGCCCTTGCGCGCCAGCAGTTGTTCGACCAACGCCTCGACCACGGCCACGCCGGCCGTGATCGACGGAAAGAACGACGGGCTTTCGACCGAGAACAGCAGCGTGCAGTCCGCGGCCAGCGCGATCGGCGCGACCGTGCTGTCGGTCAGCGCGATCACCTTGCAGCCGCACTCGCGCGCGGCCTCGGCCACGCGGATGCTCTCCTGCGAATAAGGGGCGAAGCTGACCACCACCACCGCATCCCTGGGCGCCAGCCCGCGCAGCTCCATCTCCAGCGTGCCGGCATCGGCGCGGATCAGGTGCACGGTGCTGCGGAACAGCCGGTAGACATAGTGGAAGGTGAACGCGATCGGGAAGCATGAGCGGAAGCCCGCCACATGCACGCAGGCCGCGTGCGACAGCAGCTCGGCGGCTTGCGGCAGCGTCTTCTCGTTGCTGGTGGCGATCCGGTCCAGGTTGTGGTGCTGTGCCTCGAGCATCTCGCCCAGCATGCGGCTGGCACTGCTTTCGCGCACCACCTTGCGCGCGCGCCGCGCATACGGCTGGGTGCCGCCGCGCAGTGCATCGACAAACAGCTCGCGCATGGCCTGCCAGCCCTCGAAGCCCAGATGCTGCGACAGCCGCACCAGGGTGGCGGGCTGGACCCCGGCGCTGGCCGCGATCTTGCGCATCGACAGCACCGGCACGTCCTGCGGATGGTCGAGCAGGTAGCGCGCACCGCCCTGGAATTGCGTGCTGAGGTTGGGAAAGCCGCGGCGCAGCAATTCCAGCAATGCCTCCAGGTCGTGGGGCGGCGCTGGTGGCGATGTGGGCGGTGGTGTCCCGGGCCGGGTAGAGGCGGGGGGATCGGACGACATGGGTGCTCCGGCTTCAAGGATGTAACGATTGTTGCACAGGTGCGGCGGCCTGCGCACCGCGTCGGCGCGATGGCGGGCGGATTAACGTCCGCGCCGGCCGGAATCTTTACCCCTGATGACACGCGGCCACGTCACTGTCACTTCGCTACAACGCCGGTTCGTCCACATCGTATTTTCCTTACCCGCTTAACGGATCGTGACTTACACTCCGCGCCATAACCTCCGGAATTCGGTCGTCCGGAACATAATGAGTAGCGGAGCGCGAGCATGGGACATAGAAGCCCGGCAGTGCGACACGGTGGGAGGGTCAACCTGCCGTTTCGGGTCATATTCAGGGTCATCCCGGGGGTCGGATCCTACACAGGAATCCGGGCGATCGGGACTCAGGGGGCTGCCGGCATGCGATGCCGGGGCAGGCCGCTGCATGGCTTCACGCTGATCGAAGTGATGATCACCGTGGCGGTCATCGCCATTCTTGCCGCCGTCGCCATTCCCAACTACAGCCGTTACGTCGTGCGCTCCAACCGCGCGGCGATCGAGTCCTTCATGCTGGAGGTCGCGGGCGCGCAGGAGCGCTTCCTGGTCGACAACCGCGCCTATGCCGCCGACCTCGGGGCGCTCGGCATGTCGGTGCCCGCCGGCCTGGCCACGCGCTACGACGTCACGGTGACACCGGGCGCGGCGCCGCCGCCGCGCTACAGCATCGTCGCCACGCCCAAGGGCAGCCAGCTCAGCGACACCGGTTGCGGCACGCTGACGCTGACCAGCGCCGGCGCCAAGTCCGCGTCGGGCGCAGGCACCGACTGCTGGAACTGACCATGCGGCCCAATCTTTCCCGCGCCAATGATCGCCGGCGGCGCGCACGCCGCGGCTTTACGCTGATCGAGCTGCTGTGCGCGTTGTCGGTGCTGGCGATCCTGGCGGTCGCGGCGGCGCCTTCCTTCGCCGCGCTGATCGCCAGCCAGCGCGTGCGCAGCGCCTCGCTCGACCTGGCCGCGGCGCTGGTGCTGGCGCGCAGCGAAGCGGTCAAGCGCAATGCCACGGTCTCGCTGGCACCGGCGGGCGCCGCCTGGACGGCAGGGTGGACGGTGAGCGCGGGCGCCGAGACGGTACGTTCGTTCGGGCCCTATGGCGGGCTGACCATCACGCCCAGTGCGGCCGGCGGCCTGGTGCTTGGCAACGACGGCCGGCTGACCGGCGCGGCGATGACGTTCGAGTTCGCGCCCGGCGGCGATACCTCGGCCACCACGCGCGTGTGCGTGCAGGTCAGCGAGACCGGCCGCATCGCCTCCACCAACGGAGCCTGCACATGACGCGCATCGCCATGACGTGCATCGCCATATCGCGGCGGCGCCTGCCGGCGCGCCGCGCGCAGGCGGGCTTCCTGCTGATCGAAGTGCTGGTGGCGGTGGTGATCCTGCTGGTCGCGCTGCTGGGCACCGCCGGACTGGTGGCGCGCTCGGGCCAGACCGAGATGGAGTCCTACCAGCGCGTGCAGGCGCTGGCGCTGCTGCAGGACATGGCCGCGCGCCTGAACGCCAACCGCCAGGTGGCAGCGTGCTATGCCAACGGCGCCGCCGGCATGCAGCTGGGCAGCGCGGCCGCGCCGCCCGCCGCATGCACACAGGGCAGCGCCGCGCAGAACGCCACCGCCAACGCCGACCTGCAGGCCTGGAACGCGGCCTTGCTCGGCAGCGCCGAGATGCGCCCGGGCGCCAGCGCAGTCGATCCCGCGCAAGCGGTGGGGGCAATGATCGGCGCGCGCGGCTGCATCGAGACCGTCGACGCGGTCAACCAGGTCTACCGCATCACCGTGGCGTGGCAGGGGCTGGCCACCACCGGCGCGCCGGCGCTTGGCTGCGGCAAGGACCAGTACGGCAACGACGCCTATCGCCGCGCGGTCAGCACGCAGATCCGCATCGGCACCCTCGGGACCGTGTCATGACCGCGCCGCATTTTTCCGTGCCTTCATCCCGCGCCCGCGCCCGCGCCGCGCGCCTGCGCCGCCAGCGCGGCATCTCGCTGGTCGAGCTGATGATCGGCATCACCATCGGCCTGGTGCTGCTGACCGCGCTGGCCAGCCTGTATTACGCCAACAGCCTGTCGCGCACCGAGTTCGCCAAATCGGCCGAACAGGTGGAGAACGGGCGCTATGCGCTGGAGCAGATCCGGCGCGAGGTGGAGCTGGCGGGGTTCTTTGGGGTGGGCAATATCGCGCGCGGCAACAAGGCCGCGGAGCCGGCGCTGTGCGCGACCGACCCGGCTGCTTTGGGCTTCTCGTTCACCGCCGAAACCGTGCCGTTGGCACTGACCGGCTATGCGCCCGGCGTGGTGGCCCCGTGCCTGCCGGATCTGGCGCCAACCTCGGAGGTGCTGGTGGTGCGGCGCGTCTCGACCACACCGGTGGTGGCGCCCGCGCCCGGATCGGCTTACCTGCAGGTCTCGGCCTGTTCGCAGGACGCGCAGAACTTCGTCTTCGACGCGAGCGGCGCGGCGGCCTTCGCGCTGCGCACCAAGGCCTGTGATGCGGCACAGCCGGCCGAATTGCGCCGGGCCATGGTGCGCATCTTTTACCTGGCCGGCTGCGACCGTTGCAGCAACGGCGGCGACGGCATTCCCACGCTGAAGATGGCCGAGCTGGTCAACGGCGCGTTCCAGTCGCGCTCGGTGGCGCAGGGCGTGCAGGACATGCATGTGCAGTACGGGGTGGACCAGGACAGTAACGGCTCGGCTGACTGCTATGTGACCGATCCGCGCGCCAACAACAGCGCCGTGTGCACCGCGGTGCCGGGTTATGACTGGGGCGTGGTGATCAACAACCTGGCCAATGTCACCACCGTGCGCGTGCACTTGCTGGCGCGCACGCTGAAGCCTTCCGGCGGCCATACCGACAAACGCACCTACGAAATCGGCCGCGCGGTGGCCTCGGGTCCGTTCAACGACGGCTACAAGCGCCACGTCTACGCCCAGGTGGCGCGGCTGGTCAACGTGGCCGGCCTGCGAGAGCAATGACGCCATACCGGCACAACACTGCGATGAGAACCATGACCAAGTCAACCGGCGGCGCGCTGCGCCGCAGTCAATCCGGGGTCACGCTGGTGGTGACGCTGGTGTTCATGGTGATGTTCCTGATGATCGCGGTGGCCATGGTCAATTCCGGACTGATCAACGTCAAAGTGGCATCCAACCAGCAGCACAGCGCCGAGGCGCGCGACGTGGCGCAGCAGGCGATCGAGCAGGTGATCAGCGACGACTTCACCAAGGCGCCGGTGGCGGTGGACGTGCCAGTCGACGTGACGGGCGACGGCACCGCGGATTACGTGGCGCAGGTGGCCGTGCCGACCTGCGTGACCAGCAAGCCGGTAGCCAAGGTGATCGATCCGGAGAAGCATCCCGAGGATGCCGAATGCACGCTCGGCAGCAGTACCGGCAACGGCAATCTCGTGGTGGGCCCGGGCGGCGCCAACGTGGTCAGCTCGCTTTGCAACGATACGCAGTGGGATGTCGCCGCCACAGTCAATGACGCCAACACCGGCACGGTCGCGACGGTGCACCAGGGCGTGGCCGTGCGCACGCTGTATGGCTCCACGTGCCCCTGATTGCCATGGGCGAGACCGAGATCCTGAAAGGAAGAACCAGCATGTCCATGCCCGCCCGCCGGCTTCGCGCCTATGCCGCCTGTGCCACGGCCCTGCTCGGGCTGGCCGCCGCGCCTGCGGCGCTGGCCGAAGACATCGACCTGTTCACCGGGCTGCAGAGCAACGCCGGCGCGCGCCCGAACGTGCTGCTGATCCTGGACAACGCCTCGGCCTGGAACGCCAATGCGCAGGTCGATTGCGAAACCCCGGGCGTGGTGGGCCCGAACAACCTGAACAACAACGTCGGCGCCGAGCAGTGCGCGCTGTACAAGGCGGTGTCGGACCTGATCCGTGACCCCAATACCGTCGGCAAGATCAACCTCGGCGTGATGATGTTCGGCGGCAGCAATAACTCCGGCGCCCAGTTCCGCTTCCCGAACGTTACGCCGCCGACCGCGCCGTCCGGGCTGGTGCTGCTCGACCAGGCGGGCGGCGAGCAGATGCTGGCGTTCATCAAGAGCATCGACCGCACCAAGGACAGCTCCAACAACTCGCAGGTCGGCGGCGCCATGCAGGAAGCGTGGGCGTTCTTCTCCGGCAAGACCGGGCTGTCGGGCACCACCTACAAGTCGCCGATCAGCAATCCGTGCCAGAAGAACTTCATCATCTACATTGCCAACGCGCTCAACAACGGCAAGCCGCAGGACACCGGTCAGGACGCCTACAACAAGCTCCGGGAGGCGGGCGCCACCGCCGCGCAGCTGACACCGATCCCGCTGTCCAGAGCCAACAACATCGACAACTGGGGCGATGAATGGGCACGCTTTCTCAACGGCATGGACCTGAACGCCGCCAACAACGCGGGTTCGGCCACGGCGACGCGCCAGAACATCATCACCTACACCATTGGCGTCACTGACGGCAGCAAGCAGAGCCAGGACTACCTGGAGTTCGTCAACAGCATGGCCAGCAAGGGCGGCGGCGGCAACTTCACGGTGCGTGCCGGCGACGACGACGCGTTGGCCAAGGCGCTGAAGGACATCTTCAACGAGATGCAGGCGGTCAACAACGTGTTCGCCTCGGTCAGCCTGCCGGTCAGCGTGAACGGGCAGGGCTCGTACCTGAACCAGGTCTACATCGGCATGTTCCGCCCCGATGGCAAGGCACGTCCGCGCTGGGTCGGCAACCTCAAGCAATACAAGCTGGGTTACGACACCAATGGCAACCTGGTGTTGCTCGACGCCGGCACGCCGGGCGGCACCGAGCAGACGTCAAAGAACGCGATCAGCAATGCCAGCACCGGCTTTATCTCGCCCAATGCGCGCAGCTACTGGACCGAGGATCCGCCAAAGCAGGTTGGCAGTTCCAGTATCGTCACGGACTGGCCCGCCGACGGCTTCTGGAAGAATGCCTCGGCGCAACTGCGCAACGCCAAGGATGCGCCCGACGGCGAGATTGTCGAGAAGGGCGGCGCCGGCGAAATGCTGCGCGCCGACTACCTCACCAGCCAGAGCGGGCGCCGGCTGCTGACCTGCGCCAATGCCAAATGCAGCAAG from Cupriavidus taiwanensis encodes:
- a CDS encoding RcnB family protein, producing the protein MKTKKAMPVLLLAASVLAAPFAMAQGGARSKPMTDPMAASAPAAQSSPYMQVQQWKKGDRLPTEFRDRQYVIDDYKQYNLPAPRKGTRWVGIGAEYYLVAPNGVIQQVGSGS
- a CDS encoding collagen-like protein, which codes for MQQIDLKRAALPLACLAILLAGCGGGGGDSTSAGAGPAASVPGPAGADGKTMLSGTNAPTADMGSDGDFYLNVSSSTLYGPKAGGEWPAGVSLIGPQGVAGAPGATLLHGGADPTAADGAVGSFYLNTTTSTLFGPKTAEGWPAGISVVGLTGPVGPAGPAGADGAPGPAGEKGEQGEQGEKGDKGDPGEPGTGATVYTANFAVTAPPGGVGTYVMTGTGLTLQSSDPYFGAVMPVACEGGFTLTAILAGQVPAKAAYTVTAHRVASGTALDHVDVLPITDASQCVLDNSERTCSTPATTPVAANDVVQVQVSGNNSFNWGGGLYVNLSCKSGN
- a CDS encoding ion channel, which produces METSAEHYSLALLCAAVLTVTVVGIHYEALRLLSAMHPRRWSGRMNIGVLIVCIILVHCLEALVFAAGFWFADRVLGLGGLAGVAVPGVEAARAQPDALLYAYFALETFTTQSLGDIVPVGASRLIASIEPLVGLILIGWSTSFTYVMMRRDWELEREEGGEGGEHRRG
- a CDS encoding MurR/RpiR family transcriptional regulator: MSSDPPASTRPGTPPPTSPPAPPHDLEALLELLRRGFPNLSTQFQGGARYLLDHPQDVPVLSMRKIAASAGVQPATLVRLSQHLGFEGWQAMRELFVDALRGGTQPYARRARKVVRESSASRMLGEMLEAQHHNLDRIATSNEKTLPQAAELLSHAACVHVAGFRSCFPIAFTFHYVYRLFRSTVHLIRADAGTLEMELRGLAPRDAVVVVSFAPYSQESIRVAEAARECGCKVIALTDSTVAPIALAADCTLLFSVESPSFFPSITAGVAVVEALVEQLLARKGKGAIRALEQAEGELHRTGAYVTPGHG
- a CDS encoding type IV pilin protein; the protein is MRCRGRPLHGFTLIEVMITVAVIAILAAVAIPNYSRYVVRSNRAAIESFMLEVAGAQERFLVDNRAYAADLGALGMSVPAGLATRYDVTVTPGAAPPPRYSIVATPKGSQLSDTGCGTLTLTSAGAKSASGAGTDCWN
- a CDS encoding GspH/FimT family protein, with the translated sequence MRPNLSRANDRRRRARRGFTLIELLCALSVLAILAVAAAPSFAALIASQRVRSASLDLAAALVLARSEAVKRNATVSLAPAGAAWTAGWTVSAGAETVRSFGPYGGLTITPSAAGGLVLGNDGRLTGAAMTFEFAPGGDTSATTRVCVQVSETGRIASTNGACT
- the pilV gene encoding type IV pilus modification protein PilV: MTRIAMTCIAISRRRLPARRAQAGFLLIEVLVAVVILLVALLGTAGLVARSGQTEMESYQRVQALALLQDMAARLNANRQVAACYANGAAGMQLGSAAAPPAACTQGSAAQNATANADLQAWNAALLGSAEMRPGASAVDPAQAVGAMIGARGCIETVDAVNQVYRITVAWQGLATTGAPALGCGKDQYGNDAYRRAVSTQIRIGTLGTVS
- a CDS encoding PilW family protein, which produces MTAPHFSVPSSRARARAARLRRQRGISLVELMIGITIGLVLLTALASLYYANSLSRTEFAKSAEQVENGRYALEQIRREVELAGFFGVGNIARGNKAAEPALCATDPAALGFSFTAETVPLALTGYAPGVVAPCLPDLAPTSEVLVVRRVSTTPVVAPAPGSAYLQVSACSQDAQNFVFDASGAAAFALRTKACDAAQPAELRRAMVRIFYLAGCDRCSNGGDGIPTLKMAELVNGAFQSRSVAQGVQDMHVQYGVDQDSNGSADCYVTDPRANNSAVCTAVPGYDWGVVINNLANVTTVRVHLLARTLKPSGGHTDKRTYEIGRAVASGPFNDGYKRHVYAQVARLVNVAGLREQ
- a CDS encoding pilus assembly PilX family protein; translated protein: MTKSTGGALRRSQSGVTLVVTLVFMVMFLMIAVAMVNSGLINVKVASNQQHSAEARDVAQQAIEQVISDDFTKAPVAVDVPVDVTGDGTADYVAQVAVPTCVTSKPVAKVIDPEKHPEDAECTLGSSTGNGNLVVGPGGANVVSSLCNDTQWDVAATVNDANTGTVATVHQGVAVRTLYGSTCP